TATCTCGGGATGGCGCCGGTGGACCGGGTGGAGGAACTGCGCCAGAGACGGGTGGAGCAGAACGCCGAGGCCGCGAAGGTAATGGAGGCCGTACAGCAAAAAATCACGGCACAGCTCAAGAGCAAGGCGCTCCCGGACCGGGCGCCTTATGCGGGGATCTATTTCGACCGCTGGTTCGGTGATGTCGCCCTTACGCTGGAACGTGGCCGGATGCGCTTTCAGGCACTGCGCTCACCCAAACTGCGCGGGGAGATGTTTTGGTATGCCGGAAACACCTTTGTCGTGCGCTGGGACGACCGGACGCTCGATGCCGACGCCTTCGCCATCTTTACACTGGACACCGAGGGCAAACCGGCCGCGATGACGATGAAAGCCATCTCGCCGCTGACCGATTTCAGCTTTGATTTCCAGGATCTCGATTTTGTCAGAAAGGAATAGTATGAAGGCCGGAATACTCAGCGCCTATGTTCTCGTCAGCCTGGTCTTCGGCTGTTCATCCGGAAAACCGCAACCCGATGCGGTGGCCCTGCGTCAGCAGGTCATCGAGACCGAGCGCGCCTTTGCGGCCACGATGGCCCGCCGCGATCATGCCGCTTTCGTCTCCTTCCTCTCGAGCGAAGCGGTCTTTTTCAGCGGACCCAAACCGCTGCGGGGGGCTCAGCAGGTCGCCGACTGGTGGAAGAAATACTATGAGGCGGCCGAGGCGCCTTTTTCCTGGGCGCCGGACAAGGTGGAGGTGCTCGATTCCGGCACCCTCGCCCTGAGTACCGGACCGGTCCATGACCCCACAGGCAAGCTCATCGGCACCTTCACCTCGATCTGGCGCCTTGAGGCGCCGGGGAGGTGGCGGATCATCTTCGACAAGGGCTGTCCGGTCTGCGACTAGTGCGCCGCGCGGCGGCATAAAAAAACCGGGCCGTCATCCGGCCCGGTCCAAAACGAGCATAAAGGGCGATGCGTTCCTCCGGCATCTGCCCTTCTAATAAGCGATCAGGCCATGGGCGCATTCCGGTCGGCTGGTGTCAGGCTGCCCGCGCGCGGCATAAAGATCCAGAGCAGAATATACGCCAGCACCCCGAAGCAGTAGCAGAATGCCAGCGCCGTAAAGATCACCCGCCAGGTCCAGGAGGGCACCTCGCTGTGCTCTCCCAGTCCGCCGCAGATGCCGGCGATCTTTTTGTCCCGTTCGGAGCGGCTGATCTGCTGCAGCCAGCTGGCCTGGCGCGGTTCCGTCCCGGCGGCCGGGCTGGCCGCGGCGGCCGGCATGAAGATCCACATCAGGATATACAGCAGCGCTCCTGTGCCGAAACAGATAAACGCAAAGACGAACATCAGCCGCCAGGTCCATGCCGGCACGCCCGTATGCTCACCCAGTCCGCCGCAGACTCCGGCGATCACTTTATCGCTGCTGGATCGCGCCAGTCGTTGCAGTACGT
The nucleotide sequence above comes from bacterium. Encoded proteins:
- a CDS encoding nuclear transport factor 2 family protein, whose translation is MKAGILSAYVLVSLVFGCSSGKPQPDAVALRQQVIETERAFAATMARRDHAAFVSFLSSEAVFFSGPKPLRGAQQVADWWKKYYEAAEAPFSWAPDKVEVLDSGTLALSTGPVHDPTGKLIGTFTSIWRLEAPGRWRIIFDKGCPVCD
- a CDS encoding PspC domain-containing protein, giving the protein MEENVLQRLARSSSDKVIAGVCGGLGEHTGVPAWTWRLMFVFAFICFGTGALLYILMWIFMPAAAASPAAGTEPRQASWLQQISRSERDKKIAGICGGLGEHSEVPSWTWRVIFTALAFCYCFGVLAYILLWIFMPRAGSLTPADRNAPMA